In Styela clava chromosome 6, kaStyClav1.hap1.2, whole genome shotgun sequence, the genomic window ACAAAAATTAAACGCTCCATCGGAGAAAGGAAGTGTCGCAGCCTTGTTTTAATGAACATAGCCCCCGGCACTGCAATACCTTGTTATTAATGATATTGGCTTACACTGCTGTTATTACAAGCCTCAAGTATTAGGTGCCTTCTTAAATATaacctaaataaaatattctattgCTTAGTGGATTTGTTTGTTCCTACCTTAGTATTATTAGTAAGATATAGAATCAAGTTTCATGTCGCTGATGTATATGTGAACAATAATTCTAAGCACGCTAGCTGGATTAAAAATTCAGTCGTTTTGAGCTTATCCAATGTTTTACATAAAGTAGTTTGTTGAATCTGTttgtttcattttgtttaaTAGCATAAGTTGTTATTGTTGATTATTTCTATATCAATTTATGTCCACAATAAGGACACACACAATAGCTTAGTTACTAGTATATATACTACAACGAAATATCAGCACAGCTAAAATATAAACGGTattgtattttatcattttgctATAGCTggttcaatttcaatttatgtGAAATTATCATTTCTATAGATTTGTTACTAATATATAAAAACAGCATGCGAGTTCAAAAATGGAGAACAAAAGCAGAATACATATCCATGTTTGTCATGCTGATAGCGCACACAGTTGGGACGAATGTAGCTCCATCTGATGAAGTGGACATACAGTTGCTCGGACAGTATATCGACCGCCTGATGAATAAATCCCTTGGAGTTGAAGCAGTGCAGGTAACACAGTCATTCGCTACTGAAAAAAGTATAAAACGAAGCTCAAGGCCATGCTCAGCAATGCCTTTTCCTGTATGaatacaaaatcatttttgtccTTGATTATTATTACAGAAAACTGGCATATAAAGCGAAATGAAAACCTACATACACTTCGTTGTGATATTTACTTATTATTCTTTTGTCAGGCCCGAATTGATGTATTAAATTTCACGAGGACAAAGTATGACGGGAATTTACTTGTGAAACAGGTAACTGAGTTTAAATACGTGATTGTATTCAAATTGTATaaatgtattgtatatattaaagATTGTTAGTATATTTAAACTTCAAGAATTACGCATGACATGAAATTGCCTACAAGGTACTTTTCAAGTTTTGAAACAGGGTATTTAAATGCAGAATAATCGTAATCTGGCAAATGCCAATACTGTGAGAATACTACACCTCTTCCATTTTGTCAGTTATCTGGGATAATATCCGAAAAAATTAGTCAAAATATTGACGGATTAAGATTGACAAAGCAAATTCTTGAAGCAGAGATTCAAACAGGAAAGCACAAAATGTCGTCTCGCTCCAAATGGGTATCGTGCTGCAAGTATGACGAATCTAAAACTGCTATGGATAAACGATTCAAAACAAAGGtgactttcaaaaatattctagCTATTCACATAGTTGAAATATCTGTAAACAATTTGTGTATTGCTCATCCTAATGTGTTAACGAGCTGATAACTTTCTGCTCCACATCGCGTGCACAAAATTATCTTGAGATCGACGTCaaagatttaaaattttcaaatccttTTTATCCCAGCAACTCGCTAGGAAATGGATGAAAGTATAATAGCTTCTTGACTTTGATATTTTTCTCTCAAAGAACATTCAGAATTCAAAATAGCTGTGCCAAATTTTTCTATTGCTAAAATTATGTAGAGCTCTAGAAAATTATCTTTCTCCCATGCAAAAAACAATTCTGTCTGTTATCTGTTATACTGCGTTATCTGATTATTGGTATTTTCGTTTCAGATTGACAACAGCACCATTTGCGAACTGGTGTCTCCTTCTACACCATTGGCATACTACCAACTCCCACGGGCTGTTGTGAACCAAATGATTGAAAATAACAAGAATATGCCTTTTTTGAAATGGCAATACGTTGGCTCAAACCAGGGCGTGCTGTTTTCCTACCCAGCACACAGAAATCAGGATTTTTGTAGGGGAAATCAATATGACCCACGATACCGGTACTTTAGTTTCTTTTATTTTGCGTTTCGATAATCAGTATATTGAATTATTAGATATCTAAAACCGCTATTATCGATAGTTTCAAATGCCATTAAAAATCATAGGTAACTCAATTTCGCCGGATGAACATTTAGAAGCGTTTTAGGCAATAAGTCAGCAGTAcaattcaatacaaaacaaCTCAGTATTGTTGTAAATTTAATCAATTACGGTACATATATGCAAAGCTACTGGATAGATACCATTAATATTGCATGCTTGCGTTAAAtgatttatcattttatttggtattgtTAAGACCGTGGTATGTGGAAGCTGCTAGTCCTGAGAAGAAGCGCGTAGTAATTTTACTGGACTCGTCGAATTCTATGGGTAGAACTCACAATAGTGAACGGTTGATTGACGTTGCTGCTGATGCAATTGGAACGTTGTTGGATTCTTTCATGCCTAGTGATATGGTGATGTTAATACGTTTCACTAATCAACATTCGTTAACACATCGTTAAAAACGGTTAATTTAAGAATCTTTGACGATCAGATAACATTAGTCAATCGAGATTTAATTCTTCGTCATTTTAAATTGTATCTTATAATTTATCTTTTCTATAAAATTTCTTCATCCTGTAAGCCTCGTCATTTAGTTTCGCTTCAGTCGCTTCAGTTTAGCACGCcaatctttattttaaaaattttttttttggtaattcGAAGTTTGAAATTTGCGACTGTAGTTTACTACATCATCATTCTAATAGACGTTCCCTTTTTACAcgtatttttacatattttcacAATATGTTTTCGCAGTCGAATTTCCATTTGATTTGTTGGTGGTAAAATGCGTTTTCTTAAAGTTCAATGCCAACTACATTTTCATTTTCTGAATCGGtgtatttcagatattttaaaCTAACGACacatttaatttttgtaaaacaaaTTACGGCGCATTGGAAACAAAATAAGACTATACCGACATTGAACTAtaccaaacaaaaaatatatgaacattCAATCAATGCGATACGAGAGATTGTTTTTGTGCGCATAATCGATCATAAATCATTTAAATCAGTTATGTGTGATAGGTACTTTTCACTCTCAGAAAACTAAAGAGCATTTTTGTatcaaatttataatatatataatatattcgtCTCACTAGGTTGGAATCGTTGCTTTTAATGACACTGCGTTTTATCCAAGCGATTGCTTTAGTAAACAGTTGGCATATGCTGATGGAATGAATAAGAAAAAACTGAAAGAAGAATTTCTATCAAAGTTGCAACCGGGAGGTATTCAATAAAGAACCAATTCacacatttttatataattgttCATATTATACTCACAAATATTATTAGGGATACCACCACTTTTCTAAACACATAACTGGTATATGTAAGGCATGCTggatattataaataaatatatatatagtagatAAATAACTAACTATTTTAGTGTGCTGCAAGACTCTTGGAATCACCCAGAACGGTTATCTTCACTCTAGTTACTGCATCTTTGCAGTaaatgcatacggatccaccgtcACAAAAGCATAGATGAAGCATAAGTAGTTAGTTCCGCAGAAACCAAATCGATAGCAcatattcgatttgaaaaaaaaaatccgaaACATGCTTATCACTAAAATTCCAATTATTTTTCAAGGCCAATCGAATTATGCTGAAGCTTTTCGAGCTGCTTTTGATTTGATGGCATCCGAAAACTTTACCGAAGGTAATGCATCGGGGTTCGTTTATAAACAGGGTGACAAATATAGTTCAGATAAAATAAtatactatattatatatatatatatatttttataactgaTTTTGAAGTAACAAGAaagttcataattttttgaCCATATTTTTTGCTACTCTCAGCTGTGGCGGCTTCATAAGAGGGAATGTTAACAAGTTAGGATTACTAATACCAACGAGGTTTATACTGAACTTGTCACATGGCTGAAGTGTTTGTTTATAATAGCTATTCTCTTCTTCATAGCGACTAGGTAAAATAAATGGTATGTGCACTTGTTGCAACTTTAAAACCTGTTTCGACTATCAAGCAGATTCTTGCCTAAGGATATTTCGTATATTGGAAGACTCTGAAAATCTTCTTGATTTGCCAAAACCATATCATTTCTCGTTATATGTCCTTGACTGTCTATTTGGTTTAACCAGGATTTAATAAAAGAATGCGTTGTGTGATACTGTTCATATCTGACGGAGATGCAAGTGAAATTCACCACAATAAACTAAACAACATTTATCGAATCATCAGGGAAGGAAACAGAAACATATTGAACTATGCAACCATATTTACCTATGGTCTTGGAAGACAAGGTGAATATGTTATCGTAAATAGTGGCAAAATCATGAAGAATTGAATAGTCCATACAATTCATAAATATATGAGTGAGCTAAGTGCGATAAGTCACAATAAGTTGCTTTAATTAAATAGCTCATGTCACGGAACTATATATACTATTATATTTGATCTCATTTCTGCATGTTTTCCTTCCGAACGATGTTTCgtaattttgttaaataaatcTATGAAGTGCACACATTTCAACGTATTTggttataattttttaaaaaagaacGTATTTCAACGCaggaaattttattatatatcttCAGTTAACATGGAACTTCTGAAAAAATTAGCAAATCAAGATTTCAACGATGAACTCGGTAAAGATGACATCACAGAAAAAGAGGGATTTACTGTACGAAATGTAACGCAAGGTCAGAAACATTTTTTGAATCgtttatttgtcaaaaatataattttggataaaaacaaaacacattGTGCCTTGAGTATAGAACAGTGGTAAGACAAAATAGTTAAACGTCTCTCCCGGCCTATTGATTCAATTTACCCGAACCtttatataatgaaaaaatgatttatttaggAAGCGCTTACAAGATTCAAGAGCCTTATCAGTTACGAGATCGATTAACTTTCTTTTACACGAAGTTGATTAAAAATGACACAATAGAAAGGAGTGAAGAGCCTTCATTCTCAGTTCCTTACTTTGATCCTGGTGGCCTCGGTTAGTAAAATTTGTTGTTAACAAAATTTCGTTAAGGTTCATGAATAATCTCTGTACGTGGTTTATGTAGATGGCGGAAGGCGGTCGAAAGCTGTGGATTGTACTTCCGAGCCATATAAACGAGGATTTTTATATAAACTAGTCTGAAAATtatctcaaaaaaaaatttgcgcgaAATCAAGAGTGCGTTATCCTGGCAAATGCAGATAATGCCAAACTTGGATAATTCCAAATCTTCATTTCCAAATCTTTTTGGCtttgtatttgaataaaaacttatatatatatggactTGATCGGGTAAAAAGTATGAATCATGGGATGCACTTCATGAAATATGAATTGGGATGTATTGCGCTTCGATTGAAAGTACTAGAATTCCAACTAGATAAGAGGTGTGAAATGCATTAATACTACTTTTCCAATTTAACAATGCTAAAAACTGTTTTTATAGGTTTGATATTCACAGTTGGATTTCCTGTAGTAGGGCAGGATGCAAAAAGAACATTCATTGCCGCCGTTGCTGCCAATGACATCTCCATATCGGATCTGTTGGGTGATGTCATCAAACTTAAAAATGACGATAGGTCATATGTTTTTGTGATAGGTAAGAGAAAAACTTTTTGCTCAATACTGCATCTAAAATAGGCGAATCGTGAAATCTATACAATGAAAATGTCAAAGTTGTATTATTCGCTTTGACCcctattttttaataatactcGATTGTGATTTACAGATGGATCTGGACGTGTTCTTATTCACCCGTTGATGCCGGTGCCAGAAAAATCTCTCAATACACCATATTTTATCCACATCGAAACCTTGGAGCGCGATGAGGCTTTGAAATGCGTAATTAAGTCGATGAAGGAAGGTCTCAAAGGAGAGAAGACGATTCTTTCAAATAGAGTTGCACCGGCTGGCGACTGCAATAAAGTATTCATTGTAAGTTTCGCGACAGATTGTCCTTTTTTCCGTTTGTTATTTCGCTGTTTGTTGACTTGTAAGTTGTCTTTGTTTTTCATGTACTTTGACTCTATAACACACTTTGTACAGATCTTGGAAAAGGTAAATCAATGTTCATTCAGCCTGAAACACTCGAAActtgtaaataaaaacaaatcccAAACGCATTATCGTAGGCAGAGGGAGAGGCAATTCAACTGACTACTGGAAATCAAACTACAAAttctaaatattatatttttactttgATTCAAACAaaaactattataaaatgaaatcatTTGCGAGAATCAACTAAATTCCATACGTTTTCCTCTAACAGCTTGGTAATTATACTCAAATTAGTgattaatattttgatttcatcattgttttaatttcatcatatatatatatacagataaaTCAAACTTACCACTGGCATTCTATACCAAACACAAACTTTTCGCTGTGCTTTGTTGAAGAAGTGAATGACTACATCGTGAATTTAAGTCCTCCTCAGTCCATTTTTGGTTGTTTCGACAAAAAAGGAAATTCAATTGTCGCTCATCGGTGCCCAAATATGAGTATGTCTACTTTCCGTTACCACAGACTAGATTTGTTCAATACTCAAGACGTTTGCCGCCATCTTTATAAGGTAATTGTtgtgacagtttatttattatacccAAAATTATTAGGCTTGcttgaatatattttgtaaGTATAGGTAAAAAGATATTGCCTATCAGCCATATGGCAGAAATTCGAGCGGTACTAAAATTCATTGGCACTGCCTGAAGTTTCTGCTTCATCTATTGAGTCTATAGTTGGATTGCAGTTATTAAATTGAGACAATAAAAACTGTTTAAAATTTGAAGCATCGATTGGGAGAATACCAGCTTATACACCGTGGCAAATCATTTCAAACAGCAGCCCAGATACCTACATTTAGTCACCGATATGATGCCTACCAATTATTCACCGACCATCGATACCTACTCTTTCTGATCCCTTCCATGTTGTCTACTATTAACTGAATCTCTTGTCACGGATTCCTGCGATTCCCACCTTTTTAAGTCGGGTTCTCTCGGCGAGATATCCGCAAAGATGTTCGATCAAGAAAACTTAATGCGGTTACTGGTGATGCAGCAAAAGAATGtcgtaaaataaataaagaaagcGTGAAGATGTAATAGCTTGGCACCCCTTCCATTTCCAAGTAGATTTAACAGTAATTGACCCAATAGTATAATAAAAAAGCGTTTGTCCCAATGACAACtgccaaaataacaaaatagcaGACACGCTTTAGCAAAACGATGCATATATGCCGAATTCGCGTTCAAATtaggaaacaaatattgagTTAGTTGCTCTGTGTCATGAgagcaaaatttttattttacaattgtttttcaaacaaaaaaatttctgtcCTCAGGGTCTTCTCTAGAAAGTGAACAGAAAAACTGCTGCACTCCACAATGAAAACAGTCCCAAATgaatattgaatgaatattgttaaataaattgaattgaagTGCAAAATCAAGTAGTGAAGATATGTTTAAGCACTAGCGTTTAAAATCTCTATATATATGCAtccatgaaattttttttagatgtcGACCGTAACTTCCAGTGTTGTAAAACTATCGCCGCAGTGTTTTATACAGCCAGAAGAATATGAATCAAATAGTGAAACTATAAAACAAGTGCAAGAATATGAGAGTATGTTCAACGATTTTTTGAGTGCGTCGTCAATGGAGGAGGCTTATCAGATTTATAAATACTATACAACACCCCCTTTAACATGTGGTAAGTATAGAAAGAATCCATACGAGCCCTTAATACAagtcaaaaaattatttgatgaagTCTTTCAACTAAAAAAGAAATTCCAAGCTTTAAAGTATAAATGGGGTAATGGTGTgtcgaaattataaaatttagaCAATCCAACTATACTGCTTTGCAGCTGAAATATGTTAAGGAAATGTGTTGGAAATTTAGCTATAAGGGACGTTACATTATTTGTAGAACAAAAGTGTCCGGTTTCtcaaataatttgtaatttgcAGTTGGTGtacgaatttaaattttgtaaaactaTTCACCATTATCATAGATTCGATTCATGTTAACGTAATATCGGATATCATTTGGACATCAAGTGTGGATGCGATTTGGATGTCAGAAAAAGACAATCACATAGTCAGGCGATTCATTGGTACAAGGTCAGGAATGGTCAGATTCTATCCTGGAACAAACATAACTTCTTCGTATGATCCGATAACACGGATTTGGTTAGtgcaaattaatattaatattatcattatttaaCATTCTGGTGATTTACGGTTGTTTGTATAAAACCTTGAAAGAACGGATTGAAAAAACGTCGTGTAGAATTTTGTACCTATTTACTAATCACCACTTCTATACAACAGGATGTATGattgttatttttgaaattgtcaaTAGTGATCAAGGATAACACTTGCGGAGGATTCCCGTACTACATTAATTcgataaattttgaagaaaCCGACTTTTAAGTTAAAACTGTATTTTTGTCTCTGTGTATAAATTTGTTATCTTGTTAGCGCATTTAAATTTGAACAACAATATTCAATTGAAAACCTGAAATCAGCATTTAGGGATATCATAAGTTTAGCTGAGAGTAATTATCAAATATGATAAAAGGTTTTTCAATGTAAATTGGGAATGACAAAAAATGCGCTCATTCCATGAATTGGTAATTTTGTAATTATTGACGATAATGCTTATGTATCCTTATTGATTCAACACTGATGCTTGAGATTGAAGTAGACTGAAACCAGCACGTAGATTTCAGACACACACAAAAATTAACCGTTTGAGAATGATTAACCTGAAAAGGGTAATTACTGTTTGGCCGAGACACTGCCCGGAAATTACGGGCGTATCATATATACGGGAGTAGACGGCGAAAGACAAAACGTGCAACGAAAGCTAGCACGCAACTTCACAGAAACCCACAATATTGTTGCAACTGTTCAACAgcatgatatggaaataatAAACGATAAGATTACTTTTTTAGTTTACTCCACAGTAGCGCTTTCTGGAAAAATTTAGATAATTAGataatatttctttttcacaaaattttttatcaCGTCACCcttaaagaaataaaatatgaaataataaagcCCACGccgaaattgtaaaaaaaatttccggaacactttcataatatatatacatttaataCGCCTCCAATATTTAACATTTTCCACGTGTATCTCGCTTATTGACTCAATAATTAGGATCAACGCGATGGTAggaacttttttaatttttatactGTATGAAATGGCTTGTTTTTTTATAGGTATGAATTAGCACTTGCTTATCCAGACATGCGAGTATTTTCACTTCCTTATAAAGATGTTGCTGGTGCAGGAAATGTCATAACAATAAGTCATACTGTACACACTCCACAAATTCCACTTAACGATTGGGTAAGATCAACTTAGGATTCCATAATTATTATTAAGCAAAATATCTGTTACAAAGTAATACGCTTTTACTTGTTACATTAAAATACTATCACCATCGCTCCATTTAAAGTAATAAATTCTCATATTTATTTCGAGAGAGAAGAAAGTTGATAAAACGACTTAATCATGTGGCGGGCGAAGGCTTTCTTTACGGTTATTACAGTCAATGTCGCTATTGCATGGTTCTCGTCTCAGATACATGCATCTGAGTTGTTGAAAGGTACTCTATACGCACGATTGTATGGTTGTAAAAAGTGCGTGGTTTGTCACATGGATTCATCTAGAATTTATAATGATGACCTACATACTTAAACTTAGGCTGAACTTAGACATGTTCTGTCATAAGATATGAAATCTGAAAATATGCAGATATTTTTACATTACCGGCTAACCGGCTAAGCCTTCCTTTTGTCGACCTTctattctatttgtttatgCAATTTTACACTTGCATCTACATTATTCGAGTACAAATATGATTTAAATCTTCAACCTTAAAAGTCTCTTATTAACTTTGAATTACGAttacataacaaaattgaaaaattcaactTTCACAGAACGCGGGATTAACCGAGAAGAAAGTGATTGGTGTGATGGGATTGGATTTGTCACTTACATATATCTACGCAAAACTTCTTGAGTTTTATCCAATGTGCAAAATGAGGTTTGATACAGTAaccaggataggatttacatatttatcccgggggagaggaaagccgataagacggcttatccatatggcgaaccacgcctctcgtccggttaccattccaagtcgggtatgggattagatttactgtattgtttgttttcggaagcatggacttggtggtggaggaagccgtaaccgaccagcggttacgtgaaccacccaccgacggcgaggagtccagcaatcctctcgcacataaccatccctgcatgggattcgaacctgcgaacccacgcagagtagttagaggtgcgttggcgagcgtattcctaaagcttagcccgttgagccacaccgccgcgccaacaTACGTGTCTATAGGGGATACACAAATaaacattttgattttattaattttacaaacaaattaattttagatGGCATTGCATTCTGATGGATATCAGAGGATATTTAGTTTTACACCAAGATTATACAGAATCAGGTTCGCCGGAAAGAAAACACATTACCGGTAAGTACACTTaagctaaaaaaaaatcaaattaccGATTGCAGTTATACATAAAGGAATTAATTTCTCGAATTAGATAATTTGAGACGAATTGTTAATAGTGGCCCTATCAATGTTTCGTCAGTTCATTGAGATGTTGTATTTCTTTGCCTGACATTGATGAGCCTGGAGTACTCGAAAGTTTTGACGCAATGCGGCTTTGTCATGAAGTTCACACAAACTGTCTGCAGCAACAGTAGGCCTACGTCACCTCGCGCATATGTTTGCGTCATAAGCTTGCAACAAATCTATTCGGAGAGATCCGGGTCACGTGATTTTGACATGTATTGTAGATATCATCGTGTATCACTCAATTTTGGTAGTAATGCCATCTTTTGAAATAAACCAATCATATCTTTTGGAAATCAAGTCGTGTTACCATACTATAAATTCGAAGCTGTACTCAACATAACATGCTGTCTCCAATTATATATAGACTTAATGTGTAATAACGTGGGCCAATAGTATTTcgaatttttctcaaaaattacgATCATTATTCCCTTCCCATATACTGATATAAGTTGCTCTGCTTTACCTACTTCGGTAGGTCGAAAGATTAGGATTGTGTTATAATTAAGGCATTAAACCACCTACTCAACGGTTTATGGAGACCAACAACAGGCAACTATTTTTCATTACATATGTTTGTAGACAATTACACACTtacaatattttgtataattacTTGTTCTGGCAAAAGATATTATTCAGTCTATTGAAAATGATGTATATTGGCATCTGACATCCGTTTAAGTGCTAAACTTTGTTATGTGAATCAATCTTATATATTTGTACGTTTATTTGTACTTTGTACAGTCTGTAAAGGAGAAAAATATGACGAATAATATGTAAAAAGATAAGGTTGATGCTGGAACAAACTTTCATATTTGTACTTGCGATTAGTTCTATTTTCATTTCGAACTTATAGTTACTTACTGTAATTTTGAGGGGACGCACCTgccattttaataatataatgaatttgaatttatcaTTTTCAAGGCGAAGATGGTCCATTATCGGAAATTCTTCTCCAACGAGGTTTAATGTATAGAGCAAGGTGTCTTGAATTAGAGACAACAAAGTACAAAGTTACATACGTTCTGGTTGAAAATGCTTATGTGAATGAAATGGAACACAGGTTGCGTACTCATTTTATTGAATTGAGGTTTACTTGTCATATTTACTGCCTAATGGTGGTATTTACATGTGTGGACTTGTGTGTcaaaatttatagaaatttatatttaatataggTTTCTGGGAAAACTATTCTTCCCATTCTATTTGATATGAGATAAGATAATGATGATGAATCGCCTTTCAACTAATAATCATTTTCCTCGTAGTGGGGAACATAATTTATTTGTTTgcttatttataatttttattaatattttagggACAAATGCAAACGATACTACATGGAAGCAGTTCCCAACACCAACATATTTTTTGTAGCAAGAGAATCCCACAGTTCTTGTTATTATCATACATGTGTCAAATTCAACAAGGTAAAAATAGCAAATGTTCACTATACGACGAACAATGCAATATGTGGCGCACAACTACGATATAGTTAGGTTTGTTACATAACCACCTGTGGGTAACAGAGTGACGTCGATATAGTTGATTCATGCCATCCTAACTCCATTTTCAGTGCCACGTTGTTGAGTTTTCGAAACAAGTTATTTGTATGCAAATATTTGaacgcaatatatatatataacacccTTTTTCGCTCTCTATGGCCTATTTGAATGCTTTGATATTCTTGAGAAACAACTTTTGGAAATATTCCGATATTTTTATCAAAGTAATTAAACGAATTACGGTTTGCCTCAACGAATTATACCTCATTCAAAAAGTTTTGTGGGCAAATTTTGGTAGCCTATGAGGGTTTTTCGAttctttttttgattatttagCCATGCAGTCAACACACGGAATGTGTTATACACGATGATTGGTCAAACACAACATGCGAATGCCCATGCAGAGCTGATCTCACGATAAACAGCTGTACCAGCTTCGTTGATGTGAGTATTTATGTGACATTTGCGGCTTTGACGctgttattttttcaaagaGTTGGTCTTGTGAAATACTTTTtctttttgattttatatatatttacgcaTTATATTAATGCTTATTCGGACATCCTCATCATAGTActaaatccaaaaatatttccTGACAAATTTTACTGACTTAGTTTTATGGTTTGCCTTTTAGGCTGGTGTTGATATCGTAGCCTGCTATCCATTTCGAGATCGATGTAAAGTTGTTGAAAACGATTGTTATGCTGACTCATTGCCACCTTGCTACGACCCAAAATGCGAGAAACTGGTAAGAATGTCCCTACTAATATGCATGTAAaccaagggtgtgcaacctttaatacaagagtgccagttaaaaataactggatgaaaccgcgggccgcatctttatttaacataggctttgtAGTAGTTGCAGGTACAAAAATGTTGGTTATGAATCCTATGATACGCATTGTTTGcctcgcacaagctagctgccagggcattgtaacgtcataggtaTAGAGAtcaagggtcggcaacctttttgtcgctcgcgggtcAAAATTAAAGGCTGCAAGTCTTGGCGGACCGcacaaattttttgaaagttaa contains:
- the LOC120330763 gene encoding VWFA and cache domain-containing protein 1-like isoform X2, with product MRVQKWRTKAEYISMFVMLIAHTVGTNVAPSDEVDIQLLGQYIDRLMNKSLGVEAVQARIDVLNFTRTKYDGNLLVKQLSGIISEKISQNIDGLRLTKQILEAEIQTGKHKMSSRSKWVSCCKYDESKTAMDKRFKTKIDNSTICELVSPSTPLAYYQLPRAVVNQMIENNKNMPFLKWQYVGSNQGVLFSYPAHRNQDFCRGNQYDPRYRPWYVEAASPEKKRVVILLDSSNSMGRTHNSERLIDVAADAIGTLLDSFMPSDMVGIVAFNDTAFYPSDCFSKQLAYADGMNKKKLKEEFLSKLQPGGQSNYAEAFRAAFDLMASENFTEGFNKRMRCVILFISDGDASEIHHNKLNNIYRIIREGNRNILNYATIFTYGLGRQVNMELLKKLANQDFNDELGKDDITEKEGFTVRNVTQGSAYKIQEPYQLRDRLTFFYTKLIKNDTIERSEEPSFSVPYFDPGGLGLIFTVGFPVVGQDAKRTFIAAVAANDISISDLLGDVIKLKNDDRSYVFVIDGSGRVLIHPLMPVPEKSLNTPYFIHIETLERDEALKCVIKSMKEGLKGEKTILSNRVAPAGDCNKVFIINQTYHWHSIPNTNFSLCFVEEVNDYIVNLSPPQSIFGCFDKKGNSIVAHRCPNMSMSTFRYHRLDLFNTQDVCRHLYKMSTVTSSVVKLSPQCFIQPEEYESNSETIKQVQEYESMFNDFLSASSMEEAYQIYKYYTTPPLTCDSIHVNVISDIIWTSSVDAIWMSEKDNHIVRRFIGTRSGMVRFYPGTNITSSYDPITRIWYELALAYPDMRVFSLPYKDVAGAGNVITISHTVHTPQIPLNDWNAGLTEKKVIGVMGLDLSLTYIYAKLLEFYPMCKMRWHCILMDIRGYLVLHQDYTESGSPERKHITGEDGPLSEILLQRGLMYRARCLELETTKYKVTYVLVENAYVNEMEHRDKCKRYYMEAVPNTNIFFVARESHSSCYYHTCVKFNKPCSQHTECVIHDDWSNTTCECPCRADLTINSCTSFVDAGVDIVACYPFRDRCKVVENDCYADSLPPCYDPKCEKLVSHFNCSSVVGCTWCKKSLSGAYLEKPYCSETDFCYNGFEGQKILGIDINPEVCYTQVELDDKILLTICVSGGMFVIIFVATISGCCYLHRKMNKRKKMLKSNNSNQVYSEVDDDIANIFAAIGGKAGGSVQSNSISIGPRESVQTSASSVGTSARQRSLSSPQVVLSIVDSDGAEIARSLPRPVQIVRGKQFVNKDGGKISSSDNDKEKPHPTNFKPSIRLGEATSGSANPFVDASSNIAEAAIKSKISSENNAAKHSDNEEQTNHIAEKYYKTTQNKEHNNVLSGNATRAKHARKALPSEDRTQQSSLKMKSITNILLSVLKKKEQPVVSPLDDISSVDDISSMYFNMFEEPKNVECDVPIIQSDHSDEECTENQVQSGAVLDYMSMCSGDSSRVNNDNSWRTASSQELAEVGEDTIDDEPDHVEVLRDNNVDSKVSEEFVSNKVVYIKTISKQDNANSKNLDNACLSAEMKNSTNKYTNAGANSNKAERNPSYDHSSQLQNKEHTDRIKNRKKRSRNTDNFIVYV